The Pedobacter roseus genome contains a region encoding:
- the uvrC gene encoding excinuclease ABC subunit UvrC, which translates to MSSFDHKTALTAIPHKPGVYQYWDADGKLMYIGKAKDLRNRVGSYFNSDRNQFNGKTRVLVSKIRKITFTIVDTEIDAWLLENSLIKKHQPKFNINLKDDKTYPWIIVKNENFPRIYWTRKVIKDGSTYFGPYGSIGMMHTILDLIKETYPLRTCSLPLTEKNIDEGKFKVCLEYQIGNCKGPCQNYQTEADYDKNIGEIKEILNGKIGNVIRDVKGVIKSASEDLNFELAHQYARRLQVLEKYQSKSTVVNSAITNVDVVSIASDERYAFVNYLKVMNGTIIQTQTIEVKKQLDESDDEILTLAMLEFRTKFNSTSKEIIVPFEPSLEDESLKFTVPKLGEKKKLLELSQKNVLFFKKEKLNQYEKLNPDLRTDRILTTMQKDLRLTQLPKHIECFDNSNFQGKYPVSAIVVFKDAKPSKKDYRHFNVKTVEGPNDFATMEEAVFRRYRRMLDENQTLPQLIIIDGGKGQLSSAVKSLKLLGIENKVTVIGIAKRLEELFYPGDSYPLYLDKKSETLKIIQQLRDEAHRFGITFHRKKRDQGTLKTELEQIEGIGKTTADKLLTHFKSVKKIKEATENQLAEVLNKKQVVTLLAHFKEE; encoded by the coding sequence ATGAGCAGTTTCGACCATAAAACAGCATTAACCGCAATTCCACATAAACCCGGCGTTTACCAGTATTGGGATGCCGATGGAAAGCTAATGTACATTGGTAAAGCGAAAGACCTGCGCAACCGTGTAGGATCATATTTTAATAGTGATAGAAACCAGTTTAATGGCAAAACAAGGGTATTGGTATCCAAGATTCGCAAAATTACCTTTACCATTGTTGATACGGAAATTGATGCCTGGCTATTGGAAAACAGTCTGATCAAAAAACATCAGCCAAAGTTTAACATCAATTTAAAAGACGATAAAACTTACCCATGGATTATCGTTAAAAATGAGAACTTCCCTCGTATTTACTGGACGCGGAAGGTAATCAAAGATGGTTCAACCTATTTCGGCCCTTACGGCTCGATAGGCATGATGCATACCATTTTGGATCTGATTAAAGAAACCTATCCATTACGTACCTGTAGTTTGCCCCTAACGGAGAAAAATATAGATGAAGGCAAATTTAAAGTCTGTCTCGAATACCAGATCGGTAACTGTAAAGGGCCTTGCCAAAATTACCAGACCGAAGCCGATTATGATAAAAATATAGGCGAAATCAAAGAAATCCTGAATGGTAAAATCGGAAACGTTATCCGTGATGTGAAAGGGGTTATTAAATCAGCTTCTGAAGATTTAAACTTTGAACTGGCACATCAATATGCCCGCAGGTTACAGGTTTTGGAAAAATACCAAAGCAAATCGACAGTTGTAAACAGCGCCATTACTAATGTAGATGTAGTAAGCATTGCTTCTGACGAACGTTATGCCTTCGTAAATTACCTGAAGGTGATGAACGGAACCATTATCCAAACGCAGACCATTGAGGTTAAAAAGCAACTGGATGAGAGTGATGATGAAATTTTAACTTTAGCCATGCTGGAGTTCAGAACAAAATTTAACAGTACCTCAAAAGAAATCATCGTCCCTTTTGAACCTTCATTGGAAGATGAAAGTTTAAAATTCACCGTTCCAAAACTTGGCGAAAAGAAAAAACTGTTGGAGCTTTCGCAAAAGAACGTGTTGTTCTTTAAAAAAGAGAAACTCAATCAGTATGAGAAGCTGAATCCAGATTTACGCACGGACCGGATTTTAACAACCATGCAGAAAGACCTGCGTTTAACCCAGCTTCCAAAACACATCGAATGTTTTGATAACTCCAACTTTCAGGGGAAATACCCGGTTTCGGCAATTGTGGTATTTAAAGATGCCAAACCATCAAAAAAAGACTATCGCCATTTTAATGTGAAAACCGTTGAAGGTCCAAACGATTTTGCGACCATGGAAGAGGCTGTTTTCCGTCGTTACAGGCGCATGTTAGATGAAAACCAGACTTTGCCTCAACTTATCATTATTGATGGTGGTAAAGGCCAGCTTTCGTCGGCTGTGAAGAGCTTAAAGTTATTGGGTATAGAAAACAAAGTGACGGTAATCGGTATTGCTAAACGCCTTGAAGAACTGTTCTATCCGGGAGATTCCTATCCATTATACCTGGATAAAAAATCAGAGACTTTAAAAATCATTCAACAGCTCCGTGATGAAGCCCACCGTTTTGGTATTACCTTTCACCGTAAAAAACGTGACCAGGGTACACTTAAAACAGAACTCGAGCAAATTGAAGGCATCGGCAAAACTACTGCTGATAAATTACTTACCCACTTTAAATCAGTTAAAAAGATAAAAGAAGCTACAGAAAATCAACTCGCTGAGGTATTGAATAAAAAGCAGGTAGTTACCCTTCTGGCTCATTTCAAAGAAGAATAA